A genomic segment from Danio aesculapii chromosome 17, fDanAes4.1, whole genome shotgun sequence encodes:
- the gpx2 gene encoding glutathione peroxidase 2, producing the protein MTFIAKTFYDLHATTLEGDTIDFNIYRGRVVLIENVASLUGTTTQDYTQLNELQSRYPHRLVVLGFPCNQFGYQENCSDGEIPNSLKYVRPGEGYKPSFTIFQKCVVNGSDAHPVFSYLKDKLPYPDDDPVTLIQDPKYLVWNPVSRNDISWNFEKFLIGPEGEPFKRYSKKFQTINIEPDIQRLLKLTKN; encoded by the exons ATGACGTTCATAGCGAAGACTTTTTATGATCTGCACGCAACTACTCTGGAAGGGGACACGATAGATTTCAATATTTACAGAGGAAGAGTGGTACTAATTGAGAATGTGGCCTCGCTGTGAGGGACGACCACCCAGGACTACACCCAGCTTAATGAGCTCCAGAGCAGATATCCTCATCGGCTCGTGGTCCTGGGCTTTCCTTGCAACCAGTTTGGATACCAG GAGAACTGCTCTGATGGAGAAATTCCTAATTCCTTAAAGTATGTTCGTCCAGGTGAAGGGTATAAGCCTTCGTTCACTATTTTTCAGAAGTGTGTTGTAAACGGAAGCGATGCACATCCTGTCTTTTCCTACCTAAAAGACAAGCTTCCTTATCCAGACGATGACCCCGTGACATTAATTCAAGACCCTAAATATCTAGTCTGGAATCCAGTCAGTCGAAACGATATTTCGTGGAATTTCGAAAAGTTTCTAATTGGGCCAGAAGGCGAGCCCTTCAAAAGATACAGTAAGAAGTTCCAAACTATTAATATCGAACCTGACATTCAAAGGCTACTGAAGCTGACCAAGAACTAA